One window of the Ictidomys tridecemlineatus isolate mIctTri1 chromosome 11, mIctTri1.hap1, whole genome shotgun sequence genome contains the following:
- the Fgr gene encoding tyrosine-protein kinase Fgr: protein MGCVFCKKLEPGPKEDAGLEGDFKSYGAADRYGPDPTQARPAPSFAQIPNYNNFTPQPTSPAFLDSGTIRGISGTGVTMFIALYDYEARTEDDLTFTKGEKFHILNNTEGDWWEARSLSSGQTGYIPSNYVAPVDSIQAEEWYFGKIGRKDAERQLLSPGNPRGAFLIRESETTKGAYSLSIRDWDQNRGDHVKHYKIRKLDTGGYYITTRAQFHSVQELVQHYIEVNDGLCHLLTAACTTMKPQTLGLAKDAWEISRSSITLERRLGTGCFGDVWLGTWNGSTKVAVKTLKPGTMSPKAFLEEAQVMKLLRHDKLVQLYAVVSEEPIYIVTEFMCHGSLLEFLKDREGQNLNLPQLVDMAAQVAEGMAYMELMNYIHRDLRAANILVGERLVCKIADFGLARLIKDDEYNPQQGTKFPIKWTAPEAALFGKFTIKSDVWSFGILLTELITKGRVPYPGMNNREVLERVEHGYHMPCPPGCPESLYEVMEQTWRLDPEERPTFEYLQSFLEDYFTSTEPQYQPGDQT from the exons ATGGGCTGTGTGTTCTGCAAGAAGTTGGAGCCGGGGCCCAAGGAAGATGCTGGCCTGGAAGGGGACTTCAAGAGCTATGGGGCTGCAGATCGCTATGGCCCTGACCCCACTCAGGCCCGGCCTGCACCCTCCTTTGCCCAAATCCCCAACTATAACAACTTTACCCCCCAGCCCACCAGCCCTGCCTTCCTTGATAGTGGCACCATCAGGGGCATTTCAG GGACTGGGGTGACCATGTTCATTGCCCTGTATGACTATGAGGCCCGGACAGAGGATGACCTTACCTTCACCAAGGGTGAGAAGTTCCACATCCTGAACAACAC TGAAGGTGACTGGTGGGAGGCACGGTCTCTCAGCTCCGGACAAactggctacatccccagcaactATGTGGCTCCTGTGGACTCCATTCAAGCTGAAGA GTGGTACTTTGGAAAGATCGGAAGGAAGGATGCAGAGAGGCAGCTTCTCTCACCAGGCAACCCCAGAGGGGCCTTTCTCATTCGGGAGAGTGAGACTACCAAAG GTGCCTACTCCCTGTCCATCCGTGATTGGGACCAGAACAGAGGTGATCATGTCAAACATTACAAAATCCGCAAGCTGGACACAGGTGGCTACTACATCACCACGCGGGCCCAGTTCCATTCAGTGCAGGAGCTGGTGCAGCACTATATTG AGGTGAATGATGGGCTGTGCCACCTGCTCACAGCGGCCTGCACTACCATGAAGCCACAGACGCTGGGCCTGGCTAAGGACGCCTGGGAGATCAGTCGCAGTTCCATTACGCTGGAGCGTCGGCTGGGCACCGGCTGCTTTGGGGATGTGTGGCTGG GCACATGGAATGGTAGCACCAAGGTGGCGGTGAAGACGCTGAAGCCGGGCACCATGTCCCCGAAGGCCTTCTTGGAGGAGGCGCAGGTCATGAAGCTGCTGCGGCATGACAAGCTGGTGCAGCTGTATGCCGTGGTGTCGGAGGAACCCATCTACATCGTGACCGAGTTTATGTGCCATG GTAGCTTGCTGGAGTTCCTCAAGGATCGGGAGGGCCAGAATTTGAATCTGCCCCAGTTGGTGGATATGGCAGCCCAG GTAGCTGAGGGCATGGCCTACATGGAGCTCATGAACTACATCCACCGAGACCTGAGAGCAGCCAACATCCTGGTTGGGGAGCGGCTGGTGTGCAAGATCGCTGACTTTGGGCTGGCCCGCCTCATCAAGGATGATGAGTACAACCCCCAGCAAG GGACCAAGTTCCCCATAAAGTGGACAGCCCCAGAGGCAGCCCTCTTTGGCAAATTCACCATCAAGTCAGATGTGTGGTCCTTTGGGATCCTGCTTACTGAACTCATCACCAAGGGCCGAGTCCCCTACCCAG GCATGAATAACCGCGAAGTGTTGGAACGGGTAGAGCATGGCTACCACATGCCATGCCCCCCTGGCTGCCCAGAATCCCTGTATGAAGTCATGGAACAGACCTGGCGTCTGGACCCAGAGGAGAGGCCCACCTTTGAGTACCTGCAGTCCTTCCTAGAAGACTACTTCACCTCCACAGAACCACAGTACCAGCCTGGAGACCAGACATAG